A region of Pseudopipra pipra isolate bDixPip1 chromosome 10, bDixPip1.hap1, whole genome shotgun sequence DNA encodes the following proteins:
- the EIF4G1 gene encoding eukaryotic translation initiation factor 4 gamma 1 isoform X12, with translation MNKAPQPTGGAPTAPHPAPSPGLPQPTFPPSQTAPVVFNPAPTSQMNTPSQPRQGGFRSLQHFYQNRAQPPASASRVQSNTTARPGPPAHVYPAASQVMMIPSQISYTPSQGAYYIPGQGRSTYVVPTQQYPVQPGAPSFYPGASPTEFGTYAGAYYPAQGVQQFSPGVPTAQVIVSQQPPIPPKRERKTIRIRDPNQGGKDITEEIMSGARTSSTPTPPQAGSGLEPQANGETPHVAVIVRPDDRPKPALVVSKPVSLEPSKSASPSPPPPLIPEVEPVVLSAVTLVPMEPPVDTDTKAEQGEAPPDPQKTFSAITTVPGPAELPLVPAPNMDTVAVEEEEEEEEEVVIPLPEPTPQEPVPPEVPTVPVVPPMPAVPMVPAAPSPPPIVPQAPEAPAKPASPSPPPPREEPCPEPTAEANGVLEEVPEPVPEAPVCQPVPVPEPVPTPTLDSPIAQPEELPLPNGVEGTGKVEPSEEQPESDVSPISEPEEPAQPSPPASPQAEEEEEESEGPGEAQERSSSPAPAPSQTSEATARVAMSVPKKKRRMKELNKKEAVGDLLDAFKESQTGDSASEAENKPPTSTPASEAEDAAPARPQEESEETWEEKEDKLAPEKGKAAGQKYGYKEEQWKPLNPEEKKRYDREFLLGFQFIFASMQKPEGLPQITDVVLDKANKTPLRALDPIRLSGMNCSPDFTPSFANLGRPVMGNRGLPSGLGPRRSQQSQRKEPRKIIATVSLNEDVKLNKAEKAWKPSSKRASEEEDPENIKTQELLRRVRSILNKLTPQMFQQLMKQVMELSIDTEERLKGVIDLVFEKAISEPNFSVAYANMCRCLMGLKVPTTDKPTVTVNFRKLLLNRCQKEFEKDKDDDEIFEKRQKEMDDASAPEEKARMKDELEEARDKARRRSLGNIKFIGELFKLKMLTEAIMHDCVVKLLKNHDEESLECLCRLLTTIGKDLDFEKAKPRMDQYFNQMEKIIKEKKTSSRIRFMLQDVIDLRRNSWVPRRGDQGPKTIDQIHKEAEMEEHREHIKVQQLMSKDKRRGPPGPSSGGRSSLVADDGWNTVPISKGNRPIDTSRLTKITKPGSIDSNNQLFAPGGRLSWGKGSSGGSGAKPADSASDSGRPATSTLNRFSALQQSMPAESSESRRVVQRSSSSRDRSEKAGERGDRESRSEKGSDRLERPDRGERADRNRSTITKRSFSKETEDRSREREKQGGPEAVRKAASMTEERDRSRETIKQEPAPPATSTKPALSEEELEKKSKAIIEEYLHINDMKEALQCVQELGSPSSLYIFVQNGIESTLERSTISREHMGALLCQLVKAGTLSKEQYYKGLREILEIAEDMEIDIPHIWLYLAELITPILQEEGIPMEELFREITKPLVPIGKATTLLVEVLGLLCKGMSQKTAGKLWRDGGLSWKEFLPEDQDVNKFVTEQKLEYTMGDSSDTPSCKELTSEELCKQMDKLLKENPNNQRIHDWIEANLSEQQVSSNTFIRALMTSVCHSAIVFENPYRVDTMVIRNQAKLLQKYLRDEQKELQALYALQALVVKLDQPPNLLRMFFDALYDEDVIKEEAFYKWESSKDPAEQQGKGVALKSVTAFFTWLREAEDESDNN, from the exons ATGAACAAAGCTCCACAGCCCACAGGAGGAGCCCCAACAGCCCCACACCCTGCCCCTTCTCCCGGACTGCCGCAG ccgACGTTCCCACCTAGTCAGACGGCACCTGTGGTTTTTAACCCGGCACCGACCTCACAAATGAATACGCCTTCTCAGCCGCGCCAG GGAGGATTCAGGTCTCTTCAG CATTTCTACCAGAACAGGGCGCAGCCTCCCGCCAGTGCGTCCCGCGTGCAGAGTAACACAACGGCTCGGCCCGGCCCTCCTGCCCATGTGTATCCGGCTGCTTCCCAGGTGATGATGATACCCTCCCAGATATCCTACACACCTTCCCAAGGAGCCTATTACATTCCCGGACAG GGTCGCTCCACATACGTTGTCCCGACCCAACAGTACCCGGTCCAACCTGGCGCCCCTAGTTTTTACCCTGGAGCCAGCCCCACAGAGTTCGGGACTTACG cgGGTGCGTATTATCCGGCGCAGGGGGTGCAGCAGTTCTCGCCGGGGGTCCCCACTGCCCAGGTCATTGTGAGCCAGCAGCCACCGATCCCCCCAAAACGAGAGCGCAAGACG ATCCGGATACGAGACCCCAACCAAGGTGGCAAAGACATTACTGAAGAAATTATGTCTGGAGCAAGGACCTCATCCACCCCCACCCCTCCACAG GCTGGAAGCGGTTTAGAGCCCCAGGCCAACGGAGAGACCCCCCATGTAGCAGTTATTGTCCGGCCCG ATGACCGCCCGAAGCCCGCGCTGGTGGTGAGCAAGCCCGTCTCCCTGGAGCCCAGCAAGTCGGCCTCCCCGTcgcctccccctcccctcattCCCGAGGTGGAGCCCGTGGTGCTCTCGGCTGTGACGCTGGTGCCAATGGAGCCTCCCGTGGACACGGACACAAAAGCGGAGCAGGGCGAGGCGCCACCTGACCCGCAAAAGACGTTTAGCGCCATCACTACAGTGCCAGGGCCTGCGGAGCTGCCCCTCGTGCCCGCGCCCAACATGGACACGGTggctgtggaggaggaggaggaggaggaagaggaggttgTTATTCCCCTCCCGGAGCCCACCCCGCAGGAGCCTGTGCCCCCTGAGGTGCCGACGGTGCCCGTTGTTCCCCCCATGCCAGCCGTGCCCATGGTGCCGGCCGCGCCGTCGCCGCCGCCCATTGTACCACAGGCCCCCGAAGCACCCGCCAAACCCgcgtcccccagccccccaccGCCCCGGGAAGagccctgccctgagcccaCTGCTGAGGCCAACGGGGTCTTGGAGGAGGTGCCCGAGCCGGTCCCTGAGGCACCTGTGTGCCAGCCGGTGCCAGTCCCTGAGCCGGTGCCCACGCCCACCCTGGACTCCCCCATCGCCCAGCCCGAAGAGCTGCCCCTGCCCAATGGGGTGGAGGGCACTGGCAAAGTGGAGCCGAGTGAGGAGCAGCCTGAGTCGGATGTCAGCCCCATCTCAGAACCTGAGGAGccggcccagcccagcccccctgcctccccccaggcagaggaagaggaggaagagagtgAAGGCCCTGGTGAGGCCCAGGAGCGAAGCTCGAGTCCGGCTCCTGCCCCTTCGCAGACCTCGGAGGCGACTGCTCGAG TCGCCATGTCGGTGCCAAAGAAGAAGCGAAGGATGAAGGAGCTGAACAAGAAGGAGGCAGTAGGTGATCTGCTGGATGCCTTTAAAGAG TCTCAGACTGGTGACAGTGCCTCGGAGGCGGAGAACAAGCCCCCCACGTCCACCCCTGCCAGTGAAGCAGAGGATGCGGCTCCTGCCCGTCCACAGGAAGAGTCAGAGGAGAcgtgggaggagaaggaggacaaGCTGGCCCCGGAGAAGGGCAAGGCTGCCGGCCAGAAGTACGGCTACAAGGAAG AGCAATGGAAGCCACTGAACCCTGAGGAGAAGAAGCGATATGACCGAGAGTTCCTGCTGGGCTTCCAGTTCATCTTTGCCAGCATGCAGAAACCTGAGGGGCTGCCCCAGATCACAGATGTGGTGCTGGACAAG GCCAACAAGACCCCACTACGGGCACTCGACCCCATCCGGCTCAGTGGCATGAACTGCAGCCCTGACTTCACCCCCTCCTTCGCCAACCTTGGCCGGCCTGTCATGGGCAACCGGGGCCTG CCCTCAGGGTTGGGTCCTCGCcgctcccagcagagccagaggaAGGAACCCCGCAAAATCATTGCTACTGTGTCTCTCAATGAGGATGTCAAGCTGAACAAGGCTGAAAAGGCCTGGAAACCCAGCAGCAAACGTGCTTCCGAGGAGGAGGATCCTGAGAACATCAAGACgcag GAACTGCTCCGTCGTGTCCGCAGCATCCTCAACAAGCTGACACCCCAGATGTTCCAGCAGCTGATGAAGCAGGTGATGGAGTTGTCCATCGACACGGAGGAGCGGCTCAAGGGTGTCATCGACCTCGTCTTCGAGAAAGCCATCTCGGAGCCAAACTTCTCTGTTGCCTATGCTAATATGTGCCGTTGCCTTATGGGG CTTAAAGTGCCCACAACAGACAAGCCCACAGTGACTGTGAACTTCCGCAAGCTGCTGCTCAACCGCTGCCAGAAGGAGTTTGAGAAGGACAAGGACGACGATGAGATCTTTGAGAAGCGGCAGAAAGAGATGGACGATGCCAGTGCT CCCGAGGAGAAGGCCCGCATGAAGGATGAGCTGGAGGAGGCGCGGGACAAGGCCCGACGACGATCCCTGGGCAACATCAAGTTCATTGGAGAGCTCTTCAAACTGAAGATGTTGACGGAGGCCATCATGCATGACTGCGTAGTGAAGCTGCTCAAAAACCATGATGAGGAGTCTCTAGAGTGCCTTTGCCGCCTGCTTACGACCATTGGCAAGGACTTGGACTTTGAGAAAGCCAAG CCCAGGATGGACCAGTACTTCAATCAGATGGAGAAGAtcatcaaagagaaaaagacatCATCCCGAATCCGTTTCATGCTGCAGGATGTCATTGACCTCAGACGG AATAGCTGGGTGCCTCGGCGAGGAGACCAGGGCCCCAAAACCATCGATCAGATCCACAAAGAAGCAGAGATGGAGGAGCATCGGGAACACATCAAAGTGCAGCAGCTCATGTCGAAGGACAAGAGGAGAGGACCCCCTGGGCCATCCTCTGGTG GGCGCAGTAGCTTGGTCGCAGACGATGGCTGGAACACGGTGCCCATCAGCAAGGGCAACCGGCCCATCGACACCAGCCGGCTAACAAAGATCACCAAG cctggATCCATTGACTCCAACAACCAGCTCTTTGCACCGGGTGGGCGGCTGAGCTGGGGCAAAGGCAGCAGCGGAGGGTCTGGCGCAAAGCCCGCAGATTCAG CATCTGATTCAGGGCGACCAGCCACGAGCACCTTGAACCGCTTCTCAGCGCTCCAGCAGTCGATGCCTGCCGAGAGCTCGGAGTCCCGCCGTGTGGTGCAGAG gagcagctccagccgtGACAGGTCAGAGaaggctggggagagaggggacCGGGAGTCACGTTCGGAGAAGGGCAGCGACCGTCTGGAGCGTCCCGACCGGGGAGAGCGGGCAGACAGGAACAGGTCTACCATCACCAAGAGGAGCTTCAGCAAAGAGACGGAGGACAGAAGCCGAGAACGGGAGAAGCAGGGCGGCCCTGAGGCTGTGCGCAAGGCTGCCAGCATGACGGAGGAACGGGACCGAAGCCGAGAGACCA TTAAGCAAGAGCCAGCACCTCCTGCAACATCCACCAAGCCTGCGCTGTCGgaagaggagctggagaagaaatCCAAGGCGATCATAGAGGAATACCTGCACATTAATGACATGAAG gaggctctgcagtgtgtgcaggagctgggcagcccCTCCTCGCTCTACATCTTTGTGCAGAATGGCATTGAGTCGACACTGGAGAGGAGCACCATCTCCCGTGAGCACATGGGGGCCTTGCTGTGCCAGCTGGTGAAGGCAGGCACGCTCTCCAAGGAGCAGTACTACAAAGG gctgCGGGAGATCTTGGAGATTGCAGAGGACATGGAGATTGACATCCCGCACATCTGGCTGTACCTGGCTGAGCTCATCACCCCCATCCTACAAGAGGAAGGCATCCCTATGGAGGAGTTGTTCAG GGAAATCACAAAGCCCCTGGTGCCCATTGGGAAGGCCACCACGCTGCTTGTTGAGGTGCTGGGCTTGTTGTGCAAGGGCATG AGCCAGAAGACAGCAGGCAAGCTGTGGCGGGATGGGggcctgagctggaaggaattCCTGCCTGAGGACCAGGATGTCAACAAATTTGTCACAGAGCAG AAATTGGAGTACACGATGGGGGACAGCTCGGACACACCGAGCTGCAAGGAGCTGACCTCAGAGGAGCTGTGCAAGCAAATGGACAAACTGCTGAAGGAGAACCCGAACAACCAAAGAATACACGACTGGATTGAG GCCAACCTGAGCGAGCAGCAGGTCTCGTCCAACACGTTTATCAGGGCCCTGATGACGTCTGTGTGCCACTCGGCCATTGTCT TCGAGAACCCATACCGCGTAGACACCATGGTCATCCGCAACCAAGCCAAGCTGCTGCAGAAGTACCTACGGGATGAACAGAAGGAGCTCCAGGCGCTCTACGCCCTGCAAGCCTTGGTGGTGAAGTTGGACCAGCCTCCCA ACCTGCTGCGGATGTTCTTTGATGCCCTCTACGATGAGGACGTCATCAAGGAGGAGGCTTTCTACAAGTGGGAGTCCAGCAAGgacccagcagagcagcagggcaaAGGGGTAGCTCTCAAATCGGTGACAGCCTTTTTCACCTGGCTCCGTGAAGCCGAGGATGAGTCGGACAACAACTGA
- the EIF4G1 gene encoding eukaryotic translation initiation factor 4 gamma 1 isoform X5 gives MNKAPQPTGGAPTAPHPAPSPGLPQPTFPPSQTAPVVFNPAPTSQMNTPSQPRQHFYQNRAQPPASASRVQSNTTARPGPPAHVYPAASQVMMIPSQISYTPSQGAYYIPGQGRSTYVVPTQQYPVQPGAPSFYPGASPTEFGTYAGAYYPAQGVQQFSPGVPTAQVIVSQQPPIPPKRERKTIRIRDPNQGGKDITEEIMSGARTSSTPTPPQAGSGLEPQANGETPHVAVIVRPDDRPKPALVVSKPVSLEPSKSASPSPPPPLIPEVEPVVLSAVTLVPMEPPVDTDTKAEQGEAPPDPQKTFSAITTVPGPAELPLVPAPNMDTVAVEEEEEEEEEVVIPLPEPTPQEPVPPEVPTVPVVPPMPAVPMVPAAPSPPPIVPQAPEAPAKPASPSPPPPREEPCPEPTAEANGVLEEVPEPVPEAPVCQPVPVPEPVPTPTLDSPIAQPEELPLPNGVEGTGKVEPSEEQPESDVSPISEPEEPAQPSPPASPQAEEEEEESEGPGEAQERSSSPAPAPSQTSEATARVAMSVPKKKRRMKELNKKEAVGDLLDAFKESQTGDSASEAENKPPTSTPASEAEDAAPARPQEESEETWEEKEDKLAPEKGKAAGQKYGYKEEQWKPLNPEEKKRYDREFLLGFQFIFASMQKPEGLPQITDVVLDKPCVPSQANKTPLRALDPIRLSGMNCSPDFTPSFANLGRPVMGNRGLPSGLGPRRSQQSQRKEPRKIIATVSLNEDVKLNKAEKAWKPSSKRASEEEDPENIKTQELLRRVRSILNKLTPQMFQQLMKQVMELSIDTEERLKGVIDLVFEKAISEPNFSVAYANMCRCLMGLKVPTTDKPTVTVNFRKLLLNRCQKEFEKDKDDDEIFEKRQKEMDDASAPEEKARMKDELEEARDKARRRSLGNIKFIGELFKLKMLTEAIMHDCVVKLLKNHDEESLECLCRLLTTIGKDLDFEKAKPRMDQYFNQMEKIIKEKKTSSRIRFMLQDVIDLRRNSWVPRRGDQGPKTIDQIHKEAEMEEHREHIKVQQLMSKDKRRGPPGPSSGGRSSLVADDGWNTVPISKGNRPIDTSRLTKITKPGSIDSNNQLFAPGGRLSWGKGSSGGSGAKPADSASDSGRPATSTLNRFSALQQSMPAESSESRRVVQRSSSSRDRSEKAGERGDRESRSEKGSDRLERPDRGERADRNRSTITKRSFSKETEDRSREREKQGGPEAVRKAASMTEERDRSRETIKQEPAPPATSTKPALSEEELEKKSKAIIEEYLHINDMKEALQCVQELGSPSSLYIFVQNGIESTLERSTISREHMGALLCQLVKAGTLSKEQYYKGLREILEIAEDMEIDIPHIWLYLAELITPILQEEGIPMEELFREITKPLVPIGKATTLLVEVLGLLCKGMSQKTAGKLWRDGGLSWKEFLPEDQDVNKFVTEQKLEYTMGDSSDTPSCKELTSEELCKQMDKLLKENPNNQRIHDWIEANLSEQQVSSNTFIRALMTSVCHSAIVFENPYRVDTMVIRNQAKLLQKYLRDEQKELQALYALQALVVKLDQPPNLLRMFFDALYDEDVIKEEAFYKWESSKDPAEQQGKGVALKSVTAFFTWLREAEDESDNN, from the exons ATGAACAAAGCTCCACAGCCCACAGGAGGAGCCCCAACAGCCCCACACCCTGCCCCTTCTCCCGGACTGCCGCAG ccgACGTTCCCACCTAGTCAGACGGCACCTGTGGTTTTTAACCCGGCACCGACCTCACAAATGAATACGCCTTCTCAGCCGCGCCAG CATTTCTACCAGAACAGGGCGCAGCCTCCCGCCAGTGCGTCCCGCGTGCAGAGTAACACAACGGCTCGGCCCGGCCCTCCTGCCCATGTGTATCCGGCTGCTTCCCAGGTGATGATGATACCCTCCCAGATATCCTACACACCTTCCCAAGGAGCCTATTACATTCCCGGACAG GGTCGCTCCACATACGTTGTCCCGACCCAACAGTACCCGGTCCAACCTGGCGCCCCTAGTTTTTACCCTGGAGCCAGCCCCACAGAGTTCGGGACTTACG cgGGTGCGTATTATCCGGCGCAGGGGGTGCAGCAGTTCTCGCCGGGGGTCCCCACTGCCCAGGTCATTGTGAGCCAGCAGCCACCGATCCCCCCAAAACGAGAGCGCAAGACG ATCCGGATACGAGACCCCAACCAAGGTGGCAAAGACATTACTGAAGAAATTATGTCTGGAGCAAGGACCTCATCCACCCCCACCCCTCCACAG GCTGGAAGCGGTTTAGAGCCCCAGGCCAACGGAGAGACCCCCCATGTAGCAGTTATTGTCCGGCCCG ATGACCGCCCGAAGCCCGCGCTGGTGGTGAGCAAGCCCGTCTCCCTGGAGCCCAGCAAGTCGGCCTCCCCGTcgcctccccctcccctcattCCCGAGGTGGAGCCCGTGGTGCTCTCGGCTGTGACGCTGGTGCCAATGGAGCCTCCCGTGGACACGGACACAAAAGCGGAGCAGGGCGAGGCGCCACCTGACCCGCAAAAGACGTTTAGCGCCATCACTACAGTGCCAGGGCCTGCGGAGCTGCCCCTCGTGCCCGCGCCCAACATGGACACGGTggctgtggaggaggaggaggaggaggaagaggaggttgTTATTCCCCTCCCGGAGCCCACCCCGCAGGAGCCTGTGCCCCCTGAGGTGCCGACGGTGCCCGTTGTTCCCCCCATGCCAGCCGTGCCCATGGTGCCGGCCGCGCCGTCGCCGCCGCCCATTGTACCACAGGCCCCCGAAGCACCCGCCAAACCCgcgtcccccagccccccaccGCCCCGGGAAGagccctgccctgagcccaCTGCTGAGGCCAACGGGGTCTTGGAGGAGGTGCCCGAGCCGGTCCCTGAGGCACCTGTGTGCCAGCCGGTGCCAGTCCCTGAGCCGGTGCCCACGCCCACCCTGGACTCCCCCATCGCCCAGCCCGAAGAGCTGCCCCTGCCCAATGGGGTGGAGGGCACTGGCAAAGTGGAGCCGAGTGAGGAGCAGCCTGAGTCGGATGTCAGCCCCATCTCAGAACCTGAGGAGccggcccagcccagcccccctgcctccccccaggcagaggaagaggaggaagagagtgAAGGCCCTGGTGAGGCCCAGGAGCGAAGCTCGAGTCCGGCTCCTGCCCCTTCGCAGACCTCGGAGGCGACTGCTCGAG TCGCCATGTCGGTGCCAAAGAAGAAGCGAAGGATGAAGGAGCTGAACAAGAAGGAGGCAGTAGGTGATCTGCTGGATGCCTTTAAAGAG TCTCAGACTGGTGACAGTGCCTCGGAGGCGGAGAACAAGCCCCCCACGTCCACCCCTGCCAGTGAAGCAGAGGATGCGGCTCCTGCCCGTCCACAGGAAGAGTCAGAGGAGAcgtgggaggagaaggaggacaaGCTGGCCCCGGAGAAGGGCAAGGCTGCCGGCCAGAAGTACGGCTACAAGGAAG AGCAATGGAAGCCACTGAACCCTGAGGAGAAGAAGCGATATGACCGAGAGTTCCTGCTGGGCTTCCAGTTCATCTTTGCCAGCATGCAGAAACCTGAGGGGCTGCCCCAGATCACAGATGTGGTGCTGGACAAG CCGTGTGTACCTTCGCAGGCCAACAAGACCCCACTACGGGCACTCGACCCCATCCGGCTCAGTGGCATGAACTGCAGCCCTGACTTCACCCCCTCCTTCGCCAACCTTGGCCGGCCTGTCATGGGCAACCGGGGCCTG CCCTCAGGGTTGGGTCCTCGCcgctcccagcagagccagaggaAGGAACCCCGCAAAATCATTGCTACTGTGTCTCTCAATGAGGATGTCAAGCTGAACAAGGCTGAAAAGGCCTGGAAACCCAGCAGCAAACGTGCTTCCGAGGAGGAGGATCCTGAGAACATCAAGACgcag GAACTGCTCCGTCGTGTCCGCAGCATCCTCAACAAGCTGACACCCCAGATGTTCCAGCAGCTGATGAAGCAGGTGATGGAGTTGTCCATCGACACGGAGGAGCGGCTCAAGGGTGTCATCGACCTCGTCTTCGAGAAAGCCATCTCGGAGCCAAACTTCTCTGTTGCCTATGCTAATATGTGCCGTTGCCTTATGGGG CTTAAAGTGCCCACAACAGACAAGCCCACAGTGACTGTGAACTTCCGCAAGCTGCTGCTCAACCGCTGCCAGAAGGAGTTTGAGAAGGACAAGGACGACGATGAGATCTTTGAGAAGCGGCAGAAAGAGATGGACGATGCCAGTGCT CCCGAGGAGAAGGCCCGCATGAAGGATGAGCTGGAGGAGGCGCGGGACAAGGCCCGACGACGATCCCTGGGCAACATCAAGTTCATTGGAGAGCTCTTCAAACTGAAGATGTTGACGGAGGCCATCATGCATGACTGCGTAGTGAAGCTGCTCAAAAACCATGATGAGGAGTCTCTAGAGTGCCTTTGCCGCCTGCTTACGACCATTGGCAAGGACTTGGACTTTGAGAAAGCCAAG CCCAGGATGGACCAGTACTTCAATCAGATGGAGAAGAtcatcaaagagaaaaagacatCATCCCGAATCCGTTTCATGCTGCAGGATGTCATTGACCTCAGACGG AATAGCTGGGTGCCTCGGCGAGGAGACCAGGGCCCCAAAACCATCGATCAGATCCACAAAGAAGCAGAGATGGAGGAGCATCGGGAACACATCAAAGTGCAGCAGCTCATGTCGAAGGACAAGAGGAGAGGACCCCCTGGGCCATCCTCTGGTG GGCGCAGTAGCTTGGTCGCAGACGATGGCTGGAACACGGTGCCCATCAGCAAGGGCAACCGGCCCATCGACACCAGCCGGCTAACAAAGATCACCAAG cctggATCCATTGACTCCAACAACCAGCTCTTTGCACCGGGTGGGCGGCTGAGCTGGGGCAAAGGCAGCAGCGGAGGGTCTGGCGCAAAGCCCGCAGATTCAG CATCTGATTCAGGGCGACCAGCCACGAGCACCTTGAACCGCTTCTCAGCGCTCCAGCAGTCGATGCCTGCCGAGAGCTCGGAGTCCCGCCGTGTGGTGCAGAG gagcagctccagccgtGACAGGTCAGAGaaggctggggagagaggggacCGGGAGTCACGTTCGGAGAAGGGCAGCGACCGTCTGGAGCGTCCCGACCGGGGAGAGCGGGCAGACAGGAACAGGTCTACCATCACCAAGAGGAGCTTCAGCAAAGAGACGGAGGACAGAAGCCGAGAACGGGAGAAGCAGGGCGGCCCTGAGGCTGTGCGCAAGGCTGCCAGCATGACGGAGGAACGGGACCGAAGCCGAGAGACCA TTAAGCAAGAGCCAGCACCTCCTGCAACATCCACCAAGCCTGCGCTGTCGgaagaggagctggagaagaaatCCAAGGCGATCATAGAGGAATACCTGCACATTAATGACATGAAG gaggctctgcagtgtgtgcaggagctgggcagcccCTCCTCGCTCTACATCTTTGTGCAGAATGGCATTGAGTCGACACTGGAGAGGAGCACCATCTCCCGTGAGCACATGGGGGCCTTGCTGTGCCAGCTGGTGAAGGCAGGCACGCTCTCCAAGGAGCAGTACTACAAAGG gctgCGGGAGATCTTGGAGATTGCAGAGGACATGGAGATTGACATCCCGCACATCTGGCTGTACCTGGCTGAGCTCATCACCCCCATCCTACAAGAGGAAGGCATCCCTATGGAGGAGTTGTTCAG GGAAATCACAAAGCCCCTGGTGCCCATTGGGAAGGCCACCACGCTGCTTGTTGAGGTGCTGGGCTTGTTGTGCAAGGGCATG AGCCAGAAGACAGCAGGCAAGCTGTGGCGGGATGGGggcctgagctggaaggaattCCTGCCTGAGGACCAGGATGTCAACAAATTTGTCACAGAGCAG AAATTGGAGTACACGATGGGGGACAGCTCGGACACACCGAGCTGCAAGGAGCTGACCTCAGAGGAGCTGTGCAAGCAAATGGACAAACTGCTGAAGGAGAACCCGAACAACCAAAGAATACACGACTGGATTGAG GCCAACCTGAGCGAGCAGCAGGTCTCGTCCAACACGTTTATCAGGGCCCTGATGACGTCTGTGTGCCACTCGGCCATTGTCT TCGAGAACCCATACCGCGTAGACACCATGGTCATCCGCAACCAAGCCAAGCTGCTGCAGAAGTACCTACGGGATGAACAGAAGGAGCTCCAGGCGCTCTACGCCCTGCAAGCCTTGGTGGTGAAGTTGGACCAGCCTCCCA ACCTGCTGCGGATGTTCTTTGATGCCCTCTACGATGAGGACGTCATCAAGGAGGAGGCTTTCTACAAGTGGGAGTCCAGCAAGgacccagcagagcagcagggcaaAGGGGTAGCTCTCAAATCGGTGACAGCCTTTTTCACCTGGCTCCGTGAAGCCGAGGATGAGTCGGACAACAACTGA